The following are from one region of the Schistocerca cancellata isolate TAMUIC-IGC-003103 chromosome 11, iqSchCanc2.1, whole genome shotgun sequence genome:
- the LOC126108585 gene encoding THAP domain-containing protein 1-like, with amino-acid sequence MVISCSAFNCTKRWSKESDLPFHRFPLKHAEPLKKWITSMKWKDFNPTSCSFLCGNLFRQDDYVVSPGTWKKRFRPEAVPSVFDFPAHLMPPNKQPRRHVVRILSDNDASPFESAVGS; translated from the exons atggtgatttcttgttccgctttcaattgtacgaaacgatggagtaaggaaagtgacttaccatttcacag gtttcctctgaagcacgcagagccgctaaagaagtggattacttccatgaagtggaaagattttaatcctacgtcttgcagttttctttgcggaaaccttttccggcaagatgattacgtagtgagccctggaacatggaagaaacgtttcagacccgaagcagtgccatcagtttttgactttccggcacatttgatgccaccaaataaacagccacgacgacatgttgttaggattttgagtgacaacgatgcttctccatttgag agtgcagttggttcttaa